Genomic window (Polaromonas sp. JS666):
CGGCGTCCAGGCGGCCCGGCGCTGCGCCAGTTCTTCGTCGCTGACCTCCAGGTGAATGCGCCGGCCTGGCACGTCCACCGAAATCAGGTCGCCGGTTTTGACCAGTGCCAGCGGGCCGCCGATGTAGGCTTCAGGCGCCACATGCAGGATGCATGCGCCGTAGCTCGTTCCACTCATGCGGGCGTCTGAAATGCGCACCATGTCTTTCACGCCCTGCTTCACCAGCTTCAGGGGAATGGGCAACATGCCCCACTCGGGCATGCCCGGGCCGCCCTGCGGGCCGGCGTTGCGCAGCACCATGACATGGTTTTCTGTGACGTCAAGGTTCTCGTCGTCAACGGCTGCCTTCATGGATGGGTAGTCGTCAAACACCAGGGCCGGGCCAGTGTGCTTCAGGAACTTCGGGGCGCACGCGCTGGGCTTGATCACGCAGCCGCCGGGCGCCAGGTTGCCGCGCAGCACGGCGAGCGCGCCTTCGGCATAAATGGGATTGTCCAGTGGCCGGATCACGTCGTCGTTGTAGACCTCGGCACCTTCCAGCGTTTCGCCCAGGGTGCGGCCGCTGACCGTCATGGCGTCCAGCTTCAGATGGCTGGTCAAGCGGCTCATCATGCCGCGCATGCCACCCGCGAAGTAGAAGTCTTCCATCAGGTAGGTGTCGCCGCTGGGCCGGATATTGGCGATCACGGGCACCTTGCGGCTGGCGGCGTCGAAGTCGTCCAGACCCACGGCGCAGTGCTCGCCGGCGCGGCGCGACATGGCCACCAGGTGAATGATGGCGTTGGTCGAGCAACCCATGGCCATGGCGATCACGATGGCGTTTTCAAACGAGGCGCGGCTGAGCATTTTGGCCGGAGTCAGGTCTTCCCAGACCATGCTGACCACGCGGCGGCCACATTCGCTGGCCATGCGGATGTGGTTGGCGTCCACTGCGGGAATGGACGATGCACCCGGCAGCGTGAATCCGCAGGCCTCGGCAATGCCCGTCATGGTGCTGGCCGTGCCCATGGTCATGCAGTGGCCGTGGCTGCGGGCAATGCCGCCTTCGACTTCCAGCCATTGGGCCGCGCTGATCTTGCCGGCGCGCCGGTCGTCCCAGTATTTCCAGGTGTCTGAACCCGAGCCCAGCACCTTGCCCTTGACGTTGCCGCTCAGCATGGGGCCAGCCGGCAGGTAGATGCAGGGCATGCCCGCGCTCATCGCACCCATCAGCAGGCCGGGCGTGGTCTTGTCGCAGCCACCCATCAACACCACGCCGTCGATCGGGTGGCTGCGCAGCAGCTCTTCGGTTTCCATGGCCAGCATGTTGCGGTAGAGCATGGTGGTGGGCTTGACGATGGATTCCGACAGCGAGATGGCCGGAAGTTCAATCGGGAAACCGCCGGCCTGCAGCACGCCGCGCTTGACGTCTTCCACGCGCTGCTTGAAGTGGCCGTGGCAGGTGCCGATGTCGCTCCAGGTGTTCACAATGGCGATCACCGGCTTGCCGACCCAGTCTTCGGGGCCATAGCCCAGCTGCATCACGCGCGAGCGGTGGCCAAAAGAGCGCACATCGTCGGGGGCGAACCAGCGCGCGCTGCGCAGCGATTCGTAGGTTTTTTTGCTCATGTCAATCCTTGGGTCTCGGGGTTCACAGCGTGTAATCCACCGCCGCCCATTCAAAGTAGGGCTTGAGGTCGGCGATCAGGGCCTGGTGCAATGGGTGGAACAGATAGTCGTTCAGGCCTCAACGTCCCGTTTGCGGCGGAACGGCGGAACATCACGAGGTGGTTCAGCATGGCTGTCCCTTGCGTGCCAGCAGCCAGGCTGGCGCGTCCTGCAGGGCCACGGGACGCAGAAAGCGCTCCATCGCCGCGTCACCCACCGAGGTGGTCATGGGCTGGGTCGACGAAGGCCATGGGCCGCCGTGCTGCTGCGCGGCCGTGACGGCCACACCTGTGGGCACACCGGCGAACAGCACGCGTCCCGCAATGGCTGTGGCGCCGCGCACCAGTGCGCGGGTGTCGGCATTGTCGTCTTCCGCACCCCAGAGGGTCACCGTCAGGCTGCCACCCACGGCGTGCAGCACGTCGAGCACCTGCGCGATGGAATCGGCACGCACGATCAGGCTGGAGGGGCCGAACACTTCTTCGCGCAACTCGGTCTTGGCGATGAAATTCACGGCGTCCACCTGGGCCAGGAAGGGCCGGGGCGCCTCGGCGCTGCCGGCTTCCTGCAGCAAGGGCTGCGCACCGGCGGAGGCCATGTGGGCTACACCGGCATCGAAGGCGCTGCGCATGCCCGGGGTCAGCATGGCATGGGGTTTTTGTGTGGCCAGGGCGCTTGTCAGTTGCTGCACAAACGCGTCGCTCGCAGGGTCCTTGAGCAGCACGATCACACCGGGGCTGGTACAGAACTGGCCGCATCCGAGGGAAATCGATCCGGCGAGCACGCCGGCCAGCTCGGCGCCGCGCGCAGCAAGAATGCCGGGCAGGGCGACAACGGGGTTCGTTGACCCCAGTTCGCCATAAAACGGAATCGGGCGTGGCCGCGCGTTGGCCTCGGCCTGCAATGCCGCGCCGCCGCGCGTCGAGCCGGTGAAGGCGCCGGCGGCCATCGCCGGGTGGCGCACCAGACGCACGCCCACATCGGAGCCGCCGCCCTGGATCATGCCGATCAGGCCTGCGGGCAGGTTTTGGGCCTTGAGGACTTGCTGGACCAGGCCAAATGCCCGGTTTGACAACACCAGGTGGCCCGAGTGGGCCTTGACGACCACCGGGCAGCCGGCAGCCAGTGCCGAAGCGGTGTCGCCACCCAGCACCGAGAACGCGAACGGGAAATTGCTGGCCGAGAACATGGCGACAGGGCCCAGCGGCACGCGCAGGCGGACCATGGCCGGGTGACCGGCGGGCGGGGGGCCGGCCACGGCGGGATCATCCGTGGTGGCAAAGGGCACGCCGCGCTCGGCGATATCGGCAAAGCGGCGCAACTGGAAGGCGGTGCGGTCGAGTTCGCCGTTCAGGCGCACCGGACCCAGCGCAGTCTCCTCGTCTGCCACGGCTACCAGTTCGTCCCGGTCAGCTTCCAGCGCTGCGGCCAGCGCGCGCAGCAGTGCTCCGCGGGTGGTGCCGGTACTGGCAGACCAGCTGGCGAAGGTGGCTTGGGCGGCAACGGCCGCGGCGTTGACCTGCTCCGGGGTGCTGGCGGGAAGAGGGGCGCCGAAGGCTTCGCCGGTGCGGGCTTTGAATGATTGCAGGGTGTTCATGGCAATTGAATGGTTCGGGG
Coding sequences:
- the araD gene encoding L-arabinonate dehydratase, which translates into the protein MSKKTYESLRSARWFAPDDVRSFGHRSRVMQLGYGPEDWVGKPVIAIVNTWSDIGTCHGHFKQRVEDVKRGVLQAGGFPIELPAISLSESIVKPTTMLYRNMLAMETEELLRSHPIDGVVLMGGCDKTTPGLLMGAMSAGMPCIYLPAGPMLSGNVKGKVLGSGSDTWKYWDDRRAGKISAAQWLEVEGGIARSHGHCMTMGTASTMTGIAEACGFTLPGASSIPAVDANHIRMASECGRRVVSMVWEDLTPAKMLSRASFENAIVIAMAMGCSTNAIIHLVAMSRRAGEHCAVGLDDFDAASRKVPVIANIRPSGDTYLMEDFYFAGGMRGMMSRLTSHLKLDAMTVSGRTLGETLEGAEVYNDDVIRPLDNPIYAEGALAVLRGNLAPGGCVIKPSACAPKFLKHTGPALVFDDYPSMKAAVDDENLDVTENHVMVLRNAGPQGGPGMPEWGMLPIPLKLVKQGVKDMVRISDARMSGTSYGACILHVAPEAYIGGPLALVKTGDLISVDVPGRRIHLEVSDEELAQRRAAWTPLPKRYERGYGWMAARHIQQADQGCDFDFLETSFGAPVGEPDIY
- a CDS encoding aldehyde dehydrogenase (NADP(+)), translating into MNTLQSFKARTGEAFGAPLPASTPEQVNAAAVAAQATFASWSASTGTTRGALLRALAAALEADRDELVAVADEETALGPVRLNGELDRTAFQLRRFADIAERGVPFATTDDPAVAGPPPAGHPAMVRLRVPLGPVAMFSASNFPFAFSVLGGDTASALAAGCPVVVKAHSGHLVLSNRAFGLVQQVLKAQNLPAGLIGMIQGGGSDVGVRLVRHPAMAAGAFTGSTRGGAALQAEANARPRPIPFYGELGSTNPVVALPGILAARGAELAGVLAGSISLGCGQFCTSPGVIVLLKDPASDAFVQQLTSALATQKPHAMLTPGMRSAFDAGVAHMASAGAQPLLQEAGSAEAPRPFLAQVDAVNFIAKTELREEVFGPSSLIVRADSIAQVLDVLHAVGGSLTVTLWGAEDDNADTRALVRGATAIAGRVLFAGVPTGVAVTAAQQHGGPWPSSTQPMTTSVGDAAMERFLRPVALQDAPAWLLARKGQPC